The Manis javanica isolate MJ-LG chromosome 2, MJ_LKY, whole genome shotgun sequence genome contains a region encoding:
- the SPOUT1 gene encoding putative methyltransferase C9orf114 homolog isoform X2, with protein sequence MAERARKRPCGPGEHGQRVEWRKWKQQSPLPSTNGMSWDTEKEEKKKWKDLKMMKKLERRRAQEEQARCQQEEEAAVQTEDRGRPYTLSVALPGSILDNAQSPELRTYLAGQIARACAIFCVDEIVVFDEEGQESKTVEGEFRGVGKKGQACVQLARILQYLECPQYLRKAFFPKHQDLQFAGLLNPLDSPHHMRLGEESEFREGIVVDRPTRPGHGSFVNCGMKKEVKIDKNLEPGLRVTVQLNKQQLPESKTYRGKVVSSQDPRTKAGIYWGYTVRLASCLSAVFAEAPFQDGYDLTIGTSERGSSVALAQLPSFRHALVVFGGLQGLEAGVDADPNLQVAEPSVLFDLYINTCPSQGSRTIRTEEAILISLAALQPGLTQAGARPS encoded by the exons ATGGCGGAGCGTGCGAGGAAGCGGCCTTGCGGCCCG GGTGAACACGGCCAAAGGGTGGAGTGGCGAAAATGGAAGCAACAGA GCCCTCTCCCCTCCACCAACGGAATGTCCTGGGatacagagaaagaggagaaaaagaagtggAAGGATCTCAAAATGATGAAAAAGCTGGAGCGGCGGCGGGCACAGGAGGAGCAGGCAAGGtgccagcaggaggaggaggcggctGTCCAGACGGAGGACCGCG gtcGGCCCTACACCCTGAGTGTGGCCCTGCCAGGCTCCATCCTGGACAACGCTCAGTCACCCGAGCTTCGCACCTACCTGGCTGGTCAAATTGCCAGAGCTTGTGCCATCTTCTGTGTGGATGAGATCGTGGTGTTCGATGAAGAGGGCCAAGAGAGCAA GACTGTAGAGGGGGAATTCAGGGGAGTCGGCAAGAAGGGGCAGGCATGTGTGCAGCTGGCCAGGATCCTGCAGTACCTGGAGTGTCCACA GTACCTAAGAAAGGCGTTCTTCCCCAAGCACCAGGATCTACAGTTCGCTG GGCTTCTGAACCCCTTGGACAGCCCTCACCACATGCGTCTGGGTGAGGAATCCGAGTTCCGAGAGGGTATCGTGGTGGACCGGCCCACCCGGCCAggccatggctcctttgtcaactGTGGCATGAAAAAG GAGGTAAAGATAGACAAGAACTTGGAGCCTGGACTGCGAGTGACTGTGCAGCTGAACAAGCAGCAGCTCCCAG AAAGCAAGACCTACCGTGGGAAAGTTGTGTCATCGCAGGACCCTCGCACCAAAGCTGGCATCTATTGGGGCTACACAGTCCGACTGGCCTCCTGCCTCA GTGCTGTGTTTGCTGAGGCCCCCTTCCAGGATGGGTATGACCTGACCATTGGGACATCAGAGCGAGGCTCCAGTGTGGCCTTAGCCCAGCTTCCCAGCTTCAG ACATGCTCTTGTGGTGTTTGGAGGCCTCCAGGGGCTGGAAGCTGGAGTGGACGCTGACCCCAACCTGCAGGTGGCTGAACCCAGTGTCCTCTTTGATCTGTACATCAACACCTGTCCCAGTCAGGGCAGCCGCACTATCCGCACGGAG GAAGCCATCCTTATCTCGCTGGCTGCCCTGCAGCCCGGCCTCACCCAGGCAGGCGCCCGGCCTAGCTGA
- the SPOUT1 gene encoding putative methyltransferase C9orf114 homolog isoform X3 yields MAERARKRPCGPGEHGQRVEWRKWKQQKKEEKKKWKDLKMMKKLERRRAQEEQARCQQEEEAAVQTEDRGRPYTLSVALPGSILDNAQSPELRTYLAGQIARACAIFCVDEIVVFDEEGQESKTVEGEFRGVGKKGQACVQLARILQYLECPQYLRKAFFPKHQDLQFAGLLNPLDSPHHMRLGEESEFREGIVVDRPTRPGHGSFVNCGMKKEVKIDKNLEPGLRVTVQLNKQQLPESKTYRGKVVSSQDPRTKAGIYWGYTVRLASCLSAVFAEAPFQDGYDLTIGTSERGSSVALAQLPSFRHALVVFGGLQGLEAGVDADPNLQVAEPSVLFDLYINTCPSQGSRTIRTEEAILISLAALQPGLTQAGARPS; encoded by the exons ATGGCGGAGCGTGCGAGGAAGCGGCCTTGCGGCCCG GGTGAACACGGCCAAAGGGTGGAGTGGCGAAAATGGAAGCAACAGA agaaagaggagaaaaagaagtggAAGGATCTCAAAATGATGAAAAAGCTGGAGCGGCGGCGGGCACAGGAGGAGCAGGCAAGGtgccagcaggaggaggaggcggctGTCCAGACGGAGGACCGCG gtcGGCCCTACACCCTGAGTGTGGCCCTGCCAGGCTCCATCCTGGACAACGCTCAGTCACCCGAGCTTCGCACCTACCTGGCTGGTCAAATTGCCAGAGCTTGTGCCATCTTCTGTGTGGATGAGATCGTGGTGTTCGATGAAGAGGGCCAAGAGAGCAA GACTGTAGAGGGGGAATTCAGGGGAGTCGGCAAGAAGGGGCAGGCATGTGTGCAGCTGGCCAGGATCCTGCAGTACCTGGAGTGTCCACA GTACCTAAGAAAGGCGTTCTTCCCCAAGCACCAGGATCTACAGTTCGCTG GGCTTCTGAACCCCTTGGACAGCCCTCACCACATGCGTCTGGGTGAGGAATCCGAGTTCCGAGAGGGTATCGTGGTGGACCGGCCCACCCGGCCAggccatggctcctttgtcaactGTGGCATGAAAAAG GAGGTAAAGATAGACAAGAACTTGGAGCCTGGACTGCGAGTGACTGTGCAGCTGAACAAGCAGCAGCTCCCAG AAAGCAAGACCTACCGTGGGAAAGTTGTGTCATCGCAGGACCCTCGCACCAAAGCTGGCATCTATTGGGGCTACACAGTCCGACTGGCCTCCTGCCTCA GTGCTGTGTTTGCTGAGGCCCCCTTCCAGGATGGGTATGACCTGACCATTGGGACATCAGAGCGAGGCTCCAGTGTGGCCTTAGCCCAGCTTCCCAGCTTCAG ACATGCTCTTGTGGTGTTTGGAGGCCTCCAGGGGCTGGAAGCTGGAGTGGACGCTGACCCCAACCTGCAGGTGGCTGAACCCAGTGTCCTCTTTGATCTGTACATCAACACCTGTCCCAGTCAGGGCAGCCGCACTATCCGCACGGAG GAAGCCATCCTTATCTCGCTGGCTGCCCTGCAGCCCGGCCTCACCCAGGCAGGCGCCCGGCCTAGCTGA
- the SPOUT1 gene encoding putative methyltransferase C9orf114 homolog isoform X1: MAERARKRPCGPGEHGQRVEWRKWKQQKGAISWTVPGPLPSTNGMSWDTEKEEKKKWKDLKMMKKLERRRAQEEQARCQQEEEAAVQTEDRGRPYTLSVALPGSILDNAQSPELRTYLAGQIARACAIFCVDEIVVFDEEGQESKTVEGEFRGVGKKGQACVQLARILQYLECPQYLRKAFFPKHQDLQFAGLLNPLDSPHHMRLGEESEFREGIVVDRPTRPGHGSFVNCGMKKEVKIDKNLEPGLRVTVQLNKQQLPESKTYRGKVVSSQDPRTKAGIYWGYTVRLASCLSAVFAEAPFQDGYDLTIGTSERGSSVALAQLPSFRHALVVFGGLQGLEAGVDADPNLQVAEPSVLFDLYINTCPSQGSRTIRTEEAILISLAALQPGLTQAGARPS, encoded by the exons ATGGCGGAGCGTGCGAGGAAGCGGCCTTGCGGCCCG GGTGAACACGGCCAAAGGGTGGAGTGGCGAAAATGGAAGCAACAGA AGGGCGCCATCTCCTGGACTGTTCCAGGCCCTCTCCCCTCCACCAACGGAATGTCCTGGGatacagagaaagaggagaaaaagaagtggAAGGATCTCAAAATGATGAAAAAGCTGGAGCGGCGGCGGGCACAGGAGGAGCAGGCAAGGtgccagcaggaggaggaggcggctGTCCAGACGGAGGACCGCG gtcGGCCCTACACCCTGAGTGTGGCCCTGCCAGGCTCCATCCTGGACAACGCTCAGTCACCCGAGCTTCGCACCTACCTGGCTGGTCAAATTGCCAGAGCTTGTGCCATCTTCTGTGTGGATGAGATCGTGGTGTTCGATGAAGAGGGCCAAGAGAGCAA GACTGTAGAGGGGGAATTCAGGGGAGTCGGCAAGAAGGGGCAGGCATGTGTGCAGCTGGCCAGGATCCTGCAGTACCTGGAGTGTCCACA GTACCTAAGAAAGGCGTTCTTCCCCAAGCACCAGGATCTACAGTTCGCTG GGCTTCTGAACCCCTTGGACAGCCCTCACCACATGCGTCTGGGTGAGGAATCCGAGTTCCGAGAGGGTATCGTGGTGGACCGGCCCACCCGGCCAggccatggctcctttgtcaactGTGGCATGAAAAAG GAGGTAAAGATAGACAAGAACTTGGAGCCTGGACTGCGAGTGACTGTGCAGCTGAACAAGCAGCAGCTCCCAG AAAGCAAGACCTACCGTGGGAAAGTTGTGTCATCGCAGGACCCTCGCACCAAAGCTGGCATCTATTGGGGCTACACAGTCCGACTGGCCTCCTGCCTCA GTGCTGTGTTTGCTGAGGCCCCCTTCCAGGATGGGTATGACCTGACCATTGGGACATCAGAGCGAGGCTCCAGTGTGGCCTTAGCCCAGCTTCCCAGCTTCAG ACATGCTCTTGTGGTGTTTGGAGGCCTCCAGGGGCTGGAAGCTGGAGTGGACGCTGACCCCAACCTGCAGGTGGCTGAACCCAGTGTCCTCTTTGATCTGTACATCAACACCTGTCCCAGTCAGGGCAGCCGCACTATCCGCACGGAG GAAGCCATCCTTATCTCGCTGGCTGCCCTGCAGCCCGGCCTCACCCAGGCAGGCGCCCGGCCTAGCTGA
- the SPOUT1 gene encoding putative methyltransferase C9orf114 homolog isoform X4, with protein sequence MSWDTEKEEKKKWKDLKMMKKLERRRAQEEQARCQQEEEAAVQTEDRGRPYTLSVALPGSILDNAQSPELRTYLAGQIARACAIFCVDEIVVFDEEGQESKTVEGEFRGVGKKGQACVQLARILQYLECPQYLRKAFFPKHQDLQFAGLLNPLDSPHHMRLGEESEFREGIVVDRPTRPGHGSFVNCGMKKEVKIDKNLEPGLRVTVQLNKQQLPESKTYRGKVVSSQDPRTKAGIYWGYTVRLASCLSAVFAEAPFQDGYDLTIGTSERGSSVALAQLPSFRHALVVFGGLQGLEAGVDADPNLQVAEPSVLFDLYINTCPSQGSRTIRTEEAILISLAALQPGLTQAGARPS encoded by the exons ATGTCCTGGGatacagagaaagaggagaaaaagaagtggAAGGATCTCAAAATGATGAAAAAGCTGGAGCGGCGGCGGGCACAGGAGGAGCAGGCAAGGtgccagcaggaggaggaggcggctGTCCAGACGGAGGACCGCG gtcGGCCCTACACCCTGAGTGTGGCCCTGCCAGGCTCCATCCTGGACAACGCTCAGTCACCCGAGCTTCGCACCTACCTGGCTGGTCAAATTGCCAGAGCTTGTGCCATCTTCTGTGTGGATGAGATCGTGGTGTTCGATGAAGAGGGCCAAGAGAGCAA GACTGTAGAGGGGGAATTCAGGGGAGTCGGCAAGAAGGGGCAGGCATGTGTGCAGCTGGCCAGGATCCTGCAGTACCTGGAGTGTCCACA GTACCTAAGAAAGGCGTTCTTCCCCAAGCACCAGGATCTACAGTTCGCTG GGCTTCTGAACCCCTTGGACAGCCCTCACCACATGCGTCTGGGTGAGGAATCCGAGTTCCGAGAGGGTATCGTGGTGGACCGGCCCACCCGGCCAggccatggctcctttgtcaactGTGGCATGAAAAAG GAGGTAAAGATAGACAAGAACTTGGAGCCTGGACTGCGAGTGACTGTGCAGCTGAACAAGCAGCAGCTCCCAG AAAGCAAGACCTACCGTGGGAAAGTTGTGTCATCGCAGGACCCTCGCACCAAAGCTGGCATCTATTGGGGCTACACAGTCCGACTGGCCTCCTGCCTCA GTGCTGTGTTTGCTGAGGCCCCCTTCCAGGATGGGTATGACCTGACCATTGGGACATCAGAGCGAGGCTCCAGTGTGGCCTTAGCCCAGCTTCCCAGCTTCAG ACATGCTCTTGTGGTGTTTGGAGGCCTCCAGGGGCTGGAAGCTGGAGTGGACGCTGACCCCAACCTGCAGGTGGCTGAACCCAGTGTCCTCTTTGATCTGTACATCAACACCTGTCCCAGTCAGGGCAGCCGCACTATCCGCACGGAG GAAGCCATCCTTATCTCGCTGGCTGCCCTGCAGCCCGGCCTCACCCAGGCAGGCGCCCGGCCTAGCTGA
- the SPOUT1 gene encoding putative methyltransferase C9orf114 homolog isoform X5: MMKKLERRRAQEEQARCQQEEEAAVQTEDRGRPYTLSVALPGSILDNAQSPELRTYLAGQIARACAIFCVDEIVVFDEEGQESKTVEGEFRGVGKKGQACVQLARILQYLECPQYLRKAFFPKHQDLQFAGLLNPLDSPHHMRLGEESEFREGIVVDRPTRPGHGSFVNCGMKKEVKIDKNLEPGLRVTVQLNKQQLPESKTYRGKVVSSQDPRTKAGIYWGYTVRLASCLSAVFAEAPFQDGYDLTIGTSERGSSVALAQLPSFRHALVVFGGLQGLEAGVDADPNLQVAEPSVLFDLYINTCPSQGSRTIRTEEAILISLAALQPGLTQAGARPS, from the exons ATGATGAAAAAGCTGGAGCGGCGGCGGGCACAGGAGGAGCAGGCAAGGtgccagcaggaggaggaggcggctGTCCAGACGGAGGACCGCG gtcGGCCCTACACCCTGAGTGTGGCCCTGCCAGGCTCCATCCTGGACAACGCTCAGTCACCCGAGCTTCGCACCTACCTGGCTGGTCAAATTGCCAGAGCTTGTGCCATCTTCTGTGTGGATGAGATCGTGGTGTTCGATGAAGAGGGCCAAGAGAGCAA GACTGTAGAGGGGGAATTCAGGGGAGTCGGCAAGAAGGGGCAGGCATGTGTGCAGCTGGCCAGGATCCTGCAGTACCTGGAGTGTCCACA GTACCTAAGAAAGGCGTTCTTCCCCAAGCACCAGGATCTACAGTTCGCTG GGCTTCTGAACCCCTTGGACAGCCCTCACCACATGCGTCTGGGTGAGGAATCCGAGTTCCGAGAGGGTATCGTGGTGGACCGGCCCACCCGGCCAggccatggctcctttgtcaactGTGGCATGAAAAAG GAGGTAAAGATAGACAAGAACTTGGAGCCTGGACTGCGAGTGACTGTGCAGCTGAACAAGCAGCAGCTCCCAG AAAGCAAGACCTACCGTGGGAAAGTTGTGTCATCGCAGGACCCTCGCACCAAAGCTGGCATCTATTGGGGCTACACAGTCCGACTGGCCTCCTGCCTCA GTGCTGTGTTTGCTGAGGCCCCCTTCCAGGATGGGTATGACCTGACCATTGGGACATCAGAGCGAGGCTCCAGTGTGGCCTTAGCCCAGCTTCCCAGCTTCAG ACATGCTCTTGTGGTGTTTGGAGGCCTCCAGGGGCTGGAAGCTGGAGTGGACGCTGACCCCAACCTGCAGGTGGCTGAACCCAGTGTCCTCTTTGATCTGTACATCAACACCTGTCCCAGTCAGGGCAGCCGCACTATCCGCACGGAG GAAGCCATCCTTATCTCGCTGGCTGCCCTGCAGCCCGGCCTCACCCAGGCAGGCGCCCGGCCTAGCTGA
- the ENDOG gene encoding endonuclease G, mitochondrial isoform X1: MKALRAGLCLALGAGLGAAAEGWRRRRADARATPGLLGRLPVLPVAAAAELPVVPGAPAGSGPGELAKYGLPGLAQLKSRESYVLCYDPRTRGALWVVEQLRPERLRGDGDRRSCDFREDDSVHSYHRATNADYRGSGFDRGHLAAAANHRWSQKAMDDTFYLSNVAPQVPHLNQNAWNNLEKYSRSLTRTYQNVYVCTGPLFLPRTEADGKSYVKYQVIGRNHVAVPTHFFKVLILEATGGQIELRSYVMPNTPVDEAVPLERFLVPIESIERASGLLFVPNILARAGSLKAITAGSK; this comes from the exons ATGAAGGCGCTGCGGGCTGGCCTGTGCTTGGCGCTGGGCGCCGGGCTGGGCGCCGCCGCCGaggggtggcggcggcggcgggcggacGCGCGGGCGACGCCGGGGCTGCTGGGACGGCTGCCCGTGCTGCCCGTGGCGGCGGCGGCCGAGCTGCCCGTCGTGCCCGGGGCCCCGGCTGGCAGCGGCCCGGGCGAGCTGGCCAAGTACGGGCTGCCGGGGCTGGCACAGCTCAAGAGCCGCGAGTCGTACGTGCTGTGCTACGACCCGCGCACCCGCGGCGCGCTCTGGGTGGTGGAGCAGCTGCGGCCCGAGCGGCTCCGCGGCGACGGCGACCGCCGCTCGTGCGACTTCCGCGAGGACGACTCGGTGCACTCTTACCACCGAGCCACCAACGCCGACTACCGCGGCAGCGGCTTCGACCGTGGACACCTCGCGGCCGCCGCCAACCATCGCTGGAGCCAGAAGGCCATGGACGACACCTTCTACCTGAGCAACGTCGCGCCCCAG GTGCCTCACCTCAACCAGAATGCCTGGAACAACCTGGAGAAATACAGCCGCAGCTTGACCCGCACCTACCAGAATGTCTATGTCTGTACAGGGCCACTCTTCCTGCCCAG GACGGAGGCTGATGGGAAGTCCTACGTGAAGTACCAGGTAATCGGCAGGAACCATGTGGCGGTGCCCACCCACTTCTTCAAGGTGCTGATCCTGGAGGCAACAGGTGGGCAGATTGAACTCCGCTCCTATGTGATGCCCAACACACCTGTGGACGAGGCCGTCCCGCTGGAGCGCTTCTTGGTGCCCATCGAGAGCATTGAGCGGGCCTCAGGGCTGCTCTTTGTGCCAAATATCCTGGCGCGGGCGGGCAGCCTTAAGGCCATCACTGCGGGCAGCAAGTGA
- the ENDOG gene encoding endonuclease G, mitochondrial isoform X2, giving the protein MKALRAGLCLALGAGLGAAAEGWRRRRADARATPGLLGRLPVLPVAAAAELPVVPGAPAGSGPGELAKYGLPGLAQLKSRESYVLCYDPRTRGALWVVEQLRPERLRGDGDRRSCDFREDDSVHSYHRATNADYRGSGFDRGHLAAAANHRWSQKAMDDTFYLSNVAPQVAPAPCGGMRGGLVSLGLGLLLCRRGRLPSAFSKSGASPQPECLEQPGEIQPQLDPHLPECLCLYRATLPAQDGG; this is encoded by the exons ATGAAGGCGCTGCGGGCTGGCCTGTGCTTGGCGCTGGGCGCCGGGCTGGGCGCCGCCGCCGaggggtggcggcggcggcgggcggacGCGCGGGCGACGCCGGGGCTGCTGGGACGGCTGCCCGTGCTGCCCGTGGCGGCGGCGGCCGAGCTGCCCGTCGTGCCCGGGGCCCCGGCTGGCAGCGGCCCGGGCGAGCTGGCCAAGTACGGGCTGCCGGGGCTGGCACAGCTCAAGAGCCGCGAGTCGTACGTGCTGTGCTACGACCCGCGCACCCGCGGCGCGCTCTGGGTGGTGGAGCAGCTGCGGCCCGAGCGGCTCCGCGGCGACGGCGACCGCCGCTCGTGCGACTTCCGCGAGGACGACTCGGTGCACTCTTACCACCGAGCCACCAACGCCGACTACCGCGGCAGCGGCTTCGACCGTGGACACCTCGCGGCCGCCGCCAACCATCGCTGGAGCCAGAAGGCCATGGACGACACCTTCTACCTGAGCAACGTCGCGCCCCAGGTAGCGCCTGCGCCCTGCGGCGGAATGCGAGGCGGCCTGGTCTCCCTGGGCCTCGGCTTGCTCCTCTGCAGGAGGGGAAGGCTGCCCAGTGCGTTCTCTAAGTCAG GTGCCTCACCTCAACCAGAATGCCTGGAACAACCTGGAGAAATACAGCCGCAGCTTGACCCGCACCTACCAGAATGTCTATGTCTGTACAGGGCCACTCTTCCTGCCCAG GACGGAGGCTGA